gggagttgcatgatctcatggtcttaggaatagatacttgacatgaagaaagctatagcactAAACTGAAGTGATACGATCTAatgctaagcttatggttgggtcttgtacatcacatcattctcgtaatgatgtgatcccgttatcaaatgacaaatcatgtctatggttaggaaatcttaaccatctttgatcaacgagctagtctagtagaggctcactagggacatagtatttgtttatgtattcacacttgtattaaAGTTTTcggtgaatacaattctagcatatgaataataaacatttatcatgaacaaggaaatatgataataaacatttatcatgaacaaggaaatacgataataatcactagggacatatttccaacacccctATCCTGAGGTCTGCCAGTTTCACCATCGACAACCATCCCTCTCTCTCATAACCATCTACAACTGTTTTCACCAACCTTTGTCACAAACACTCTTTCTCTCACACGCATACGCACACACGATCTCCATCGACCCTTTATCTATACATATACTTGCCTATGTGTCTCCCggacacacattatctttaggcctatctCGCACGCACtgtctccacctctcttcctaTGTGATGAATATGATTCCAGCAGAGCATTCAGTAGGATGCCCCTTACAGTTAGGTTGGACGAATGGTAATCAGAGACAAAGGTTTACCTTAGTTCGGGCCCTTGTTGCATCCAAGAAATACCGTACTCCCGGTCATGCATACTTGTGAGTATCGTGTGTACAAAGTACACTACATGAATACCAAGGGATTTTGTGTATACTATTGATGAACTATGCCTCGGGCTTGTACATACATAGGACCTAGGGTTATAAATCCTAgcaggctttgtcagtgaacacagaGTCCTTTACGGTATTGTAGTCCTTCATGGGTCCCCGTGTACTGCGTCataggccgaccaatgtggcgtaggatggaaccgacataggggcctcacctcggcccaccaTACCTCACACTGTCACACACCCTCTACCCCTAGGCCTCGCTATCTCCTTACACCCGCACATACCAACACACACACTGCACACACTATTTCTGATCATGTCTCTCTCCACTTCTCCCTTGCATAGACACACTCAAGGCCATCTCTCGACGAGACAtcctattcgtctctctctctagacctctctcatttctcgtgctatctctctcTCATAGCACcctggcccctctatccatgcctctctcaaatacacacACATACCCTCTCTAAGCTTTGCCAAATacgtcaactacacattcacacatgttacatcttaTCATGTGCCCCATTGATCTAAAAAACCCTCTCTTCACTTTTacttcacatacaacattccttttgaataaaaacTACACAAAGTGTGACCAAAAATTTATTTTTAGAAAATCTACATCTATACaatattacaaagttatatggagtatGAAAGTTAatttgcatggtgcatccaatgaTATTTTGTTCCGcattgtgaatttttatatttttattctatatataaagttagtcataataaagagaaacgaagagcatctctctccatcgcacccctctacgcccctttcacgtacgcataCAAACTATCTCTAGGCCCTCTAAAAATACGCCCCCATCACATTCActcatgtttcatctttctctcgcgagaTAAGAAGAAAGCAAAAGAAGAGCCGTGCCGTGCCATGCCGTTTTCCTGATCCAACTGGATGCCGATCCAGTCGCGCCTTGCTCCTTATGTAGAGCTCACCCACTCTGGGCCCACGAACCTGTGGTTTGGTTGCTTGATCCGAGGTGGCCTGGAGGTGACACGCCCTTGTCCCTGGTTGGTCGAAGGATGCCTTTCTGTTGCCATGCTGCCTTCCCGTGTTGGCTTGGCAGCGTTCCTGCCGCCTGAGGTAGTTTATGTTGGGCCGCTGACACGCGCCATGCTCGCCGTGCTGCCCCCCGCCGTGGGGTTCAAGCTCGACTGCGGGCCTCGCCTCACGCCCGCGCCTGGCCGGTGCTGCTGCAGCCGTCGGCCTCGCCTCCTCGCACCCAGCCGTTGCGAGCTCCCCTGCCCGCTACGTGTTTGACGAAATATCGGGGCGGACATGACATAAAATGCGTCCACTATCGTTGGGCGCACCGGTTgaccaaataaaaaaggaaacaaacCCGTCTGCTCGATCAACCCAAATGAACAAGACACAGACAAAAACGAATAGGACTTGGGTCGCTGCGTTGGAGTTGTTCTTACTCCCTCTCTTCACTTACTGTTGgagttgaactaaaaccacgacgcgTAAATCGAGGGAGTACATTCTACTATGTGATCCTAAGCAAACACGCTTTAGAGTTGCGGTCACGCAAGCTCAGCCTGCCTGTACGGCTGTACCGCTTACCGTATCCTTCTCAGCTTCTGGCCGGTACGTCACGGCCACCGGAGCCGGTTCCCTTCGGGTCCGCATCCAATCCAAGCACGGACGAGAGAGACGAACCATTCCGCACTTCCGCCTTTGAACCGCCGTTGGGTCCAGCAAACTCCGTCCCGTCTTTCCGTGCGTGCAGTGCAGATCTCCCACCACCACCAGGCGTCGAAATTTCTCCCTCTcactccccctccctcctcctcctcctcctccccagatCCAGGCCCCGGCCCGACGCCTCCGGCCATGAGCGACAGCGATGTCGACGAGGACGAGCTCCTCCAGATGGCGCTGCAGGAGCAGGCCGCCCGGGACCTCAGCCACCAGCGCCCGGCCGGCGCGAACAAGCCCGTCGTCAACCTCGTCCGCCCGCCCGCCAACGCCCGCGGCGGCGCCAAGGCGCGCCAGCCCAGCCGCGGCGGCGACGAGGACGACGACTCCGAGGTCGAGATGCTATCCATTTcctccggcgacgaggacggcgcccCCGCCCGCGAGcgcgggcccccgccgccccgcgggGGCGGCCGCGCCGGGGCTCGGAGGGCCGCGTCGCGGGACGATGCTGATCTCGACGACGCTGAGCCCAGGAGCTGGAAGCGTGTCGACGAGGCTGAGGTACGGATTGCAGAGATCTCGATCCCGGGGTTGGCGTCTGTGGTGATCGTACGCTTTGATTACCCGGTCAATTATGCTTCTCTTGAGGTTTCCAGGGAAATGAGCCAGAGGGTAGATTTTCTTGATTTCAACAGGGTCGGATCCTTGTTTGATTGCTAAATTTTAGCCACTGGCGTCAAGCTTGTACAGCTACCTCGCTTTCAACATGCACATTGTTTTAGCTCCATCTGGATTATATAGAGTGTGCTCAATTCAATTGTGTCGTGCGCCGTGTTAGTTTTGTGGCACTGCAGAGTAGGCCTGCTTTTTGGACAGGGGGCATTTTTGGCGAGGGTGTAGTTTAATCATGTGAGGCGCATTCCACATTTCCACTTAGCCTGCTTGTATCTTCATGAGATTTGGATTCTGAACATGGAGTTTGACATAATCATAGCCAGTGCTTATACAACTTTGATAATGTGTCATAAGCAATGCTAGGTTCATCACAACAACTGTACCGGTGTGGTTACGATTGCCACGCATTGCTGCCAAGTGTTTCCTCTGTAGGTTGCTGAATAAGACAACTTTCATTTGGGTTTCTTCTAGCTGCAAATTCACAGAATTCTTGTACATCACATATTCTTCCTCCGCCCGGAATTACTTgatgctcaaatggatgtatctagcactgaaatacgtctagatacatctgtttgagcgtCAACTAATTCCGGACGGAGAGACTATTATTCATAAGTGTCTGCAGTCCGACTCAGTAGAATGTTCATGTAAAAATGATCCACTGGACTCagcttagggtgtgtttggttggggAACTAAGTGGAATGGAATGTCATGGTTCCATTCCACTGGAATGGGTTGGTTCCGTTCCTTTGCTTGGTTCTGAGCAATTAGGTGAAATGGAACGGTTCCATTTTAGTGTTTGGTTGGAGAGAGGAAGGGAATGGATTTGGTTCAGCTCACCCCTTGCATAGAAATGGTGAGATTACCTCTCACATATGTATATGTATATTTTTCACCACTATAGCTCTTTGCATCTTTAACAAACAATAGGACAGGAGAATATATTGTCAAAATCTGTAAGGAAAAGTCATCCACTCATATAGATGTGAAAAGATCTTTAAAATCCTAGTCATCCAAACAAAATATCTTGATAGTTATGGAGGGTATACAATTGTCCCTCTTCTTTCTCAAATTTGTGCATACAATCCTGTACTCCaaaatttagtactccctccgtaaagaaatataagagcatttagatcaatTTTTCAAGAAatataaatgctcttatatttcttgaaaaattgatctaaatgctcttatatttctttacagagggagtagttcttaTCTGATAAAAGTACATCTTTCCAAGAATTAACATGGGTATTAATCTTATCAAGTAATCCAGCACTGTGTCATGAAGCACTGAATACTTCAGCATAACTGCATAAGATCACATAAAAATGCAGCACCGATGTACACAAGAAATACCAAATTGTACAACTGTTGCAACTAGCATTTTATAGAAACCTGAAACTGTGGTTCCAGATCAATCTACGTAAGTACATATCGCTGTACGCTTAGCCATGTCAATTCATGAGTTGTTTTGAGTAGCCAAGACTTGTGTGATACGTAAAAATCTCAGTCTGCAAGATAGATTGGCATCACCGTTGACGAAGCCGCAAGAGAATTTAACTTGCTGCTGTGCTGGTGGGGCCGCGTGTCTCTGTTTGCTCCATGGGCCCTCCGATGCAGCTGTGCGATCTGAGTCatcgctgctgttgctgctgttttgATCCCTCTTCCCTTCTAGTACACAGCAGCAGGAACAGCACATGTGGCAGCAACCCATCCTTGGGCGTTCAGCCGCCATTGCCCTCGTCTGCAAACAGGGTGAAGCAGCAACAGCCTCTCCAGCAGGCCCCTCACCGCCGCAGCAGCTGGTGACTGTACGTAACGAGCTGTAAGCCTTGGACATGTCCAAGGACTGGCTCGTCGGTGGCATCCCTGATGAGTTCTCAGGGAGGAACTTGAGGCGGCTATGGCGCGGCGCCCTTAGCGCTGAGCTCGAGGCGGAGGAGGGGTGACTACGGGACAAAGTCCGGCAGGCGCGCGTCGGCGGAGCCTGAGAGAAGCGGCGGGAGCGCAAGGTGGCAGAGCATCGGAGAGCCAGCAGCTACAGAGTCTCTCCATCAGCGTGACGGCTACATTGGCTAGCtcgagggagggagagggcaggGGAATCGTGGGGACTGAGGCTAGGTCCTGGGTGAGCCGTGATGTTTTTTCTTTTGTCGCTAATTCCAGCGAGAACGTGTAGATTCCACCGATTCAGAGGTATCACCCGGTTCTGCATCTGGGAGTATAGTCCCTTTGGTAGAACCGGCGCATTCCGTTCCTCCACAACCAAACACAGTAATGTGCTCCAAGTATAGAACCGTTCCATTATATTCCACTTGAAGTgcccaaccaaacacacccttaatcTCAACCATTCAACCTTGATGTCTCCTTATACATCATCTTCATATATCTGCATTCTTTGATAATAGTTACCAAATGCCTTGAACATGAAGTTTCATTTCACATGCTATATTGCacttctttgtttccatactcATGCAGAAAAGGCCTAACGCTCATCCGCCTTTGCTTCGGCCAGCTTGCTCGCAGGGTTCGGGAAATGCGTGAAGCAAGAGCAGCGCCTAGCGTTCAAGCACTTGATCAgaaagcggcagcagcagcagcagctcgaaAGGCGCTCACAAGTGTACAGACTTTACCTAAAGGCGTGGAGGTTTTGGATCCATTAGGCCTTGGGTAACTATCTGGGTCATCAAACATTTATGATCAATTAAAGCCGTGTTCTGTTTCTAGTGCTCCAATCATATTACACCTGGAAAATATTTTGTAAAAGAAATAAGTCCAGTTCATGCTCAGTTCTCACCTACTAGTGCATCCCTTGCACCAAAAGGTGCACCTTGGGCTTCACGTATATTCTATGAATGCCTTGTGTGAATTTTTGATGAGTATCCTGCTGCTATGCGGGTACTAATATTTCTTTTCACAGTCTTCTGTGATTGTGGATGGGTACGCACAAACTGTCAAATCCTATATGCCTTGGCCTTAAAGACACTTTTCTGGATACTAGCTTCTGACCCAGAGACAGCCTGTTTTGTAGACACTCGGGCAGGGGAATGGGAGTTTGCACAAGGGTGTTTATGGAGGGATTAGGCATGGGAAGTAGATTTTTACTCCCATTCCCTTGTTTGGTATATGATGGGAATTAGCGTGGGATAAAACTATGCTCATGAATTAACAGGCTACCCCCGGGAAGAAATTGGTGCGAATTGACTTCCTCAACTCCCATTCCCCTTCCCACTTAAACTCCCATTCCCTTTAATCAAACGGTGGACTTTTATTCTTCTCACCTCTCAACTTCCATTCCCCATCTCTAATTCCCCCGAACCAAACACGCGGAGAAGCCAatacatttttgttttgttttgttggaaAAGTCCAGAAGCCAGCTTAAGATGGGGTGGGTGGGACAATCAGGTAAAAAGCTAGAGAAGCTAGGAGGGATTAGCTTTCTGTGTCCTTCTTTGCGTTAGCTTCCGTTTATCCAAAAGACAAGTGGAGAAACGGTAGGAGGGATCATATTCTTTGTCATTCTTTGAGATAGCTGTTTATCCAAAAGGCAAGTGGAGAAGAAGCCTGGTATTTAGACTGGCTTCTTCATCTGCCTTTAGAAGCTGAAGTAGAAGCCTGGCCAAATAGGCATCGTCACTCATGGAAAGATTTGTGAATCACAATGTGTTTTAAAAACTTATTGAAGTAATGAACATGGCCTTTATTGTGAtctatttggaatttggacataaCAGATATTAACTCAAAAGTGTCGATAGTGCTGTGCAGTGCAGTGTCTGCGTCACAGGCTATGTAGCACAGGGAATCAAAATAACCATGTGTTGTTTATTTTCTATTCTTCTATGTCTACTGCCTTTTCATGATTAGATAATGCTTATTTCCTTACCAGTGTTATGGATAATAAGTCCCTGCGGCTAATCACTGAAGCTTCAATGAGTTCTCCAGTTTCAAGGGAGAAGTCCCAGGGTTTGGACCCCAGTATGCGAGGTATGCCTGTTCATCATACGCAATATCCCTTTCTTTATTATTGTTCTTTTTTAACAAATGGTATATTTTTTGTACATTTGCAGAGAAAGTTATATATTCTTCTCCTCATTTTGATCCCAAGGTTTTTCTCTCGTGGGTCCACAAAGATACAAGTGCTGCTGATTTGGAGTCTGGTGCTCTTACCTTGAAAACTGATCTCAAAGGGAGAACACAGCAGAAAAAACAACTAGTCAAGGAGAATTTTGATTGTTTTGTCTCCTGCAAAACCACAATAGATGGTATTAATTTTGTTGTTAGTTTTTCCTTATTGCTgctacatgtgttgtcatttacaTTCTGTACAGTGTCTGCATCTCCTTGTAAATATGCTATTTTTTTCTGCAGACATTGAGTCGAAACTGAGACAGATAGAAGACGATCCTGAAGGTGCAGGTACATCTCACTTATATTCAGTCACTCAAAAAATTAGCGGTGTGGCAAATCGTGCATTTGAGCCTCTATTTGAGAGGCAGGTAAACCAACTAAACTTTCTCTCGAGCTACTTCTCATTTATCTTGATTGGTATTTCTGCAAGATTCCTTCTTGAGTGTACTAAAGTAAACCCCCTTATACAGGCCCAAGCTGATAAGATCAGATCTGTTCAAGGAATGCTTCAGAGATTCCGGACATTATTTAACCTGCCAAGCGCAATTCGTGGCAACATTAGGAAAGGAGAGTATGATCTAGCTGTCAGAGAGTACCAAAAAGCAAAATCAATTGTTCTTCCTTCTCATGTATGCCAACTTCTTAATTTATTTTAGCCTTGCCTATCACCATACGATTAGGAATTACGGGAATGGGCAGGGTGTACATGCTTACTGGTCATTGTCTTTACTCAAACAACCTTGGGGATTTAGTGGGGACCATGGACCAGTGATATCCATCATATTTGCATTACCGTCCTAGATTGCTATCTCCCCTCTATTTGCTGCTTAGTAAATTGGTGTAGTAATTTGTTTAGTGTAAAAAGTATTAAATATATCTACTTTAAATTCAGCATTACGAAATTTTCGATGCATACAGGAGAAACTTGTATGATCATTACCTAACGAAACAGCTAAAGCAGACAGTCATCTACTTGGCAGTGACTTATTAGAGCTTTAGTGGGGTTGCATTGTCATTGCCTTACCGTTGAATTATTTCCAGTAGTTTGTGGCACCATGCCAAAATTCCATTACAGGAGATTGCTCCACTAGTCTCCGAGATACTTACTAAAATGACGTGTAATTATACCATCATTTGCTACCAATTTGTGCTTGATCAGAGCACGCAACAAGTTTATGGTAGAGTTTTGAAGGATCTCACCTCTTAATATCTTTTTTTCATGCCGCCTGCTTGTCTTTCTGTTTACGAGGCAGTGTATGATAGAAATGCCATGACGATGTCTTGCATGTTGCAGCTGACTGGCGGCTGTGCATGCATCATTTGTCTCATGTTTTCCATATACTTTAGGGTTTTAAGTCCCACTGTTGTTTGCTTTATTATATTTGTACTTCTATATGGACAACAATATACAATTTGCTAATAACAGAGGTTGGTTGATTCACACTCAGCTCTTAGAAACCCGAAAGTACTGACTTGCATGTGTGTCGCTAACTTGATTTTATTGGCTGTTACATATTGTTCAAATTTTCATTGTCTTTGTAGCGCTTCCCCTCATTGTTATTTGTTAGGCACACCACAATCAACTGTAGTTATAGTGCATTTTATATGTTTATTATATGATACTACAATGGACAACCTGTAGGTTGGAATACTGAAACGTGTACTGGAAGAAGTGGAGAAGGTAATGCATGAATTCAGGGGCATGCTTTATAAGTCAATGGAAGATCCTCATCTCGACCTTGCTGAGGTTAGTACACTGTAATATTTTGTGTTTTTGACACCTTGAAATTCATTACTTCTGTTGACATTGAAAGATGGCTTAACTTGTGAAGTTAGATTTGAGGGATCTTGACCTTGATCAGATAGTGTGACACTTCTACGAGACATAGGAAGTGGATGGATAACCTTAGGATACTGCTGGGACTAAAATTGACTATCTGATTACTAGCAATACTTACACTATTTGTAGATCAAATTTATCTGATGATTTGGTTCTATTTGCTTACTGATTCTATTCCAACTTTCAGCTTGAGAACATTGTCCGGCTATTGTTGGAGTTGGAGCCTGAGACTGATCCAGTGTGGCATTATCTTAATATTCAGGTTATCACCCTTGACCAGAAGCTTCATGCTATAGCTGACATTTTCCTATTAAATCATCTCCACTCTCTGTCATACCATATTCTAAATGTGCTTATACACTACTATTTTCTATCAGAATGGCAGAATTCATGGATTATTTGAAAAGTGTACCGTAGATCATGAAGTGCGAATGGAGATTTTGCAAAATAAAAGACATGAGAAAGTGCTATCTGATTCAAAATGGAGGCAGCTGCAACAAGAGTCGAATAAATCAGTGAGTGTCTTACTTTCTCTTGTTCAGCATGATACATGATTCGTTATTCTTCTTATGAT
This region of Triticum aestivum cultivar Chinese Spring chromosome 2D, IWGSC CS RefSeq v2.1, whole genome shotgun sequence genomic DNA includes:
- the LOC123053283 gene encoding exocyst complex component SEC5B isoform X2 (The sequence of the model RefSeq protein was modified relative to this genomic sequence to represent the inferred CDS: added 161 bases not found in genome assembly), producing MSSSSSSSMGALAAATAMALSGSLVLFSLRRFAKPSLDDDAPASDDPASLRPCLSSSSSSPDPGPGPTPPAMSDSDVDEDELLQMALQEQAARDLSHQRPAGANKPVVNLVRPPANARGGAKARQPSRGGDEDDDSEVEMLSISSGDEDGAPARERGPPPPRGGGRAGARRAASRDDADLDDAEPRSWKRVDEAELARRVREMREARAAPSVQALDQKAAAAAAARKALTSVQTLPKGVEVLDPLGLGVMDNKSLRLITEASMSSPVSREKSQGLDPSMREKVIYSSPHFDPKVFLSWVHKDTSAADLESGALTLKTDLKGRTQQKKQLVKENFDCFVSCKTTIDDIESKLRQIEDDPEGAGTSHLYSVTQKISGVANRAFEPLFERQAQADKIRSVQGMLQRFRTLFNLPSAIRGNIRKGEYDLAVREYQKAKSIVLPSHVGILKRVLEEVEKVMHEFRGMLYKSMEDPHLDLAELENIVRLLLELEPETDPVWHYLNIQNGRIHGLFEKCTVDHEVRMEILQNKRHEKVLSDSKWRQLQQESNKSLEVDSAIGDSFQDDQLSSTFMAEEADSLRATYIRRLSAVLIQHVPAFWRLALSVFSGKFAKAAAGNALADSEMNAKSGANKTDDKGAEAKYTNHSLDEVASMVCATVSVFDTKVQNTFRDFEECNILRPFMGDTIKEIAKACQTLEGKDSSPTAVKMLHALHSEMTKLYILRLCSWMRVTTKEVSKHETWVTLSTLERNKSPYAISCLPLEFREITISAMDRIELMIFNLRNETAKSYDITRQLQEIHESVRLAFLNSFRDFAGYLGTFGAELAQSRSNKENNHVQNGYMNGTDRESSASMDGDLHKKLLVVLSNIGYCKAELSDQLYNKYRHIWSPIRISVIRRKPCMSHSLSIYISCKHENIIYSF